A window of the Vicugna pacos chromosome 32, VicPac4, whole genome shotgun sequence genome harbors these coding sequences:
- the CCDC92 gene encoding coiled-coil domain-containing protein 92 isoform X2, whose product MCLISSAQPRKLTERKLLKKQISCVGSVRSVDGKSRGPTALGGHAEAVKNVTADEDLGHLDVSMAATNLENQLQSAQKNLLFLQREHASTLKGLHAEIRRLQQHCTDLTYELTVKSSDQTGDSASRSSELKKRCEDLEAQLKVKEAENNELRRELEQKNALIAVLENTIKEREKKYLEELKVKSHKLGMLSSELEQRASTIAYLTSQLHATKRKLLSSSGTSDGSAAGSPGLASYKPAPPKDKLPETPRRRMKKSLSAPLHPEFEEVYRFGAESRKLLLREPVDAMPDPTPFLLARESAEVHLIKERPLVIPPIASDRSAGEHPSPAREKPHKAHVGVAHRIHHAAPPQAQPEVETLAVDQTCQQILLLLLLLPP is encoded by the exons ATGTGCCTCATTTCTTCTGCACAGCCCAGGAAGCTCACAGAAAGGAAACTTTTAAAGAAGCAAATATCCTGTGTCGGGTCTGTCAGATCAGTAGATGGGAAATCAAGAGGTCCAACAGCCTTAGGTGGACACGCTGAAGCTGTCAAAAATGTTACGGCAGATGAAGATCTAG GTCATCTGGATGTCAGCATGGCAGCCACAAACCTGGAGAACCAGCTGCAGAGTGCTCAGAAGAACCTCCTGTTCCTCCAGCGGGAGCACGCCAGCACACTCAAGGGGCTGCACGCCGAGATCCGGCGCCTGCAGCAGCACTGCACAG ATTTAACGTATGAGCTGACAGTCAAAAGTTCGGATCAGACAG GAGACAGCGCCTCGAGAAGCAGCGAGCTAAAGAAACGGTGCGAAGACCTGGAGGCCCAGCTGAAAGTGAAGGAGGCTGAGAACAACGAGCTGCGGAGGGAGCTGGAGCAGAAGAACGCGCTGATCGCCGTGCTGGAGAACACCATCAAGGAGCGCGAGAAGAAGTACCTGGAGGAGCTGAAGGTCAAGAGCCACAAGCTGGGCATGCTGTCCAGTGAGCTGGAGCAGCGCGCCAGCACCATCGCCTACCTGACCTCCCAGCTGCACGCCACCAAGAGGAAGCTCCTGAGCTCCAGCGGGACCTCGGACGGCAGCGCGGCCGGCAGCCCCGGGCTGGCCAGCTACAAGCCGGCCCCGCCCAAGGACAAGCTGCCGGAGACGCCGCGCCGCCGCATGAAGAAGAGCCTCTCGGCCCCGCTGCACCCGGAGTTCGAGGAGGTCTACAGATTCGGGGCCGAGAGCCGGAAACTCCTCTTGCGGGAACCGGTGGACGCCATGCCCGACCCCACCCCGTTCCTGCTGGCCAGGGAGTCGGCCGAGGTCCACCTCATCAAGGAGCGGCCCCTGGTCATCCCCCCCATCGCCTCGGACCGCAGCGCCGGCGAGCATCCCAGCCCCGCCCGCGAGAAGCCGCACAAGGCGCACGTGGGGGTGGCGCACCGCATCCACCACGCGGCCCCGCCGCAGGCCCAGCCCGAGGTGGAGACGCTGGCGGTGGACCAG acttgTCAACAGATtcttctcctcctgctcctcttgCCCCCTTAA
- the CCDC92 gene encoding coiled-coil domain-containing protein 92 isoform X1, translating into MCLISSAQPRKLTERKLLKKQISCVGSVRSVDGKSRGPTALGGHAEAVKNVTADEDLGHLDVSMAATNLENQLQSAQKNLLFLQREHASTLKGLHAEIRRLQQHCTDLTYELTVKSSDQTGDSASRSSELKKRCEDLEAQLKVKEAENNELRRELEQKNALIAVLENTIKEREKKYLEELKVKSHKLGMLSSELEQRASTIAYLTSQLHATKRKLLSSSGTSDGSAAGSPGLASYKPAPPKDKLPETPRRRMKKSLSAPLHPEFEEVYRFGAESRKLLLREPVDAMPDPTPFLLARESAEVHLIKERPLVIPPIASDRSAGEHPSPAREKPHKAHVGVAHRIHHAAPPQAQPEVETLAVDQVNGGKVVRKHSGTDRTV; encoded by the exons ATGTGCCTCATTTCTTCTGCACAGCCCAGGAAGCTCACAGAAAGGAAACTTTTAAAGAAGCAAATATCCTGTGTCGGGTCTGTCAGATCAGTAGATGGGAAATCAAGAGGTCCAACAGCCTTAGGTGGACACGCTGAAGCTGTCAAAAATGTTACGGCAGATGAAGATCTAG GTCATCTGGATGTCAGCATGGCAGCCACAAACCTGGAGAACCAGCTGCAGAGTGCTCAGAAGAACCTCCTGTTCCTCCAGCGGGAGCACGCCAGCACACTCAAGGGGCTGCACGCCGAGATCCGGCGCCTGCAGCAGCACTGCACAG ATTTAACGTATGAGCTGACAGTCAAAAGTTCGGATCAGACAG GAGACAGCGCCTCGAGAAGCAGCGAGCTAAAGAAACGGTGCGAAGACCTGGAGGCCCAGCTGAAAGTGAAGGAGGCTGAGAACAACGAGCTGCGGAGGGAGCTGGAGCAGAAGAACGCGCTGATCGCCGTGCTGGAGAACACCATCAAGGAGCGCGAGAAGAAGTACCTGGAGGAGCTGAAGGTCAAGAGCCACAAGCTGGGCATGCTGTCCAGTGAGCTGGAGCAGCGCGCCAGCACCATCGCCTACCTGACCTCCCAGCTGCACGCCACCAAGAGGAAGCTCCTGAGCTCCAGCGGGACCTCGGACGGCAGCGCGGCCGGCAGCCCCGGGCTGGCCAGCTACAAGCCGGCCCCGCCCAAGGACAAGCTGCCGGAGACGCCGCGCCGCCGCATGAAGAAGAGCCTCTCGGCCCCGCTGCACCCGGAGTTCGAGGAGGTCTACAGATTCGGGGCCGAGAGCCGGAAACTCCTCTTGCGGGAACCGGTGGACGCCATGCCCGACCCCACCCCGTTCCTGCTGGCCAGGGAGTCGGCCGAGGTCCACCTCATCAAGGAGCGGCCCCTGGTCATCCCCCCCATCGCCTCGGACCGCAGCGCCGGCGAGCATCCCAGCCCCGCCCGCGAGAAGCCGCACAAGGCGCACGTGGGGGTGGCGCACCGCATCCACCACGCGGCCCCGCCGCAGGCCCAGCCCGAGGTGGAGACGCTGGCGGTGGACCAGGTGAACGGAGGCAAGGTGGTGAGGAAGCACTCAGGGACGGACAGAACTGTGTGA
- the CCDC92 gene encoding coiled-coil domain-containing protein 92 isoform X3: MAATNLENQLQSAQKNLLFLQREHASTLKGLHAEIRRLQQHCTDLTYELTVKSSDQTGDSASRSSELKKRCEDLEAQLKVKEAENNELRRELEQKNALIAVLENTIKEREKKYLEELKVKSHKLGMLSSELEQRASTIAYLTSQLHATKRKLLSSSGTSDGSAAGSPGLASYKPAPPKDKLPETPRRRMKKSLSAPLHPEFEEVYRFGAESRKLLLREPVDAMPDPTPFLLARESAEVHLIKERPLVIPPIASDRSAGEHPSPAREKPHKAHVGVAHRIHHAAPPQAQPEVETLAVDQVNGGKVVRKHSGTDRTV; this comes from the exons ATGGCAGCCACAAACCTGGAGAACCAGCTGCAGAGTGCTCAGAAGAACCTCCTGTTCCTCCAGCGGGAGCACGCCAGCACACTCAAGGGGCTGCACGCCGAGATCCGGCGCCTGCAGCAGCACTGCACAG ATTTAACGTATGAGCTGACAGTCAAAAGTTCGGATCAGACAG GAGACAGCGCCTCGAGAAGCAGCGAGCTAAAGAAACGGTGCGAAGACCTGGAGGCCCAGCTGAAAGTGAAGGAGGCTGAGAACAACGAGCTGCGGAGGGAGCTGGAGCAGAAGAACGCGCTGATCGCCGTGCTGGAGAACACCATCAAGGAGCGCGAGAAGAAGTACCTGGAGGAGCTGAAGGTCAAGAGCCACAAGCTGGGCATGCTGTCCAGTGAGCTGGAGCAGCGCGCCAGCACCATCGCCTACCTGACCTCCCAGCTGCACGCCACCAAGAGGAAGCTCCTGAGCTCCAGCGGGACCTCGGACGGCAGCGCGGCCGGCAGCCCCGGGCTGGCCAGCTACAAGCCGGCCCCGCCCAAGGACAAGCTGCCGGAGACGCCGCGCCGCCGCATGAAGAAGAGCCTCTCGGCCCCGCTGCACCCGGAGTTCGAGGAGGTCTACAGATTCGGGGCCGAGAGCCGGAAACTCCTCTTGCGGGAACCGGTGGACGCCATGCCCGACCCCACCCCGTTCCTGCTGGCCAGGGAGTCGGCCGAGGTCCACCTCATCAAGGAGCGGCCCCTGGTCATCCCCCCCATCGCCTCGGACCGCAGCGCCGGCGAGCATCCCAGCCCCGCCCGCGAGAAGCCGCACAAGGCGCACGTGGGGGTGGCGCACCGCATCCACCACGCGGCCCCGCCGCAGGCCCAGCCCGAGGTGGAGACGCTGGCGGTGGACCAGGTGAACGGAGGCAAGGTGGTGAGGAAGCACTCAGGGACGGACAGAACTGTGTGA